The Altererythrobacter sp. CAU 1644 genome has a window encoding:
- a CDS encoding response regulator transcription factor, producing MRVAIADDEQEILDQVSTVVKAAGHTVDCFRNGIDLQNALKRETYDVVLLDWNMPGYTGLEIVTWADETLSVRPPFILLTSRREKGEVVRGLEAGASDYIVKPESEDVIRARIEAAGRKTKTDMKERHLTFGAYEFDQKESVVSKDGQAIALTAKEYQLALLFFQNIDRPLSRGYLFSRVWGGNANLETRTIDMHVSRLRSKLELKPHNGFVIRTVFGFGYRMDSFNEEAEAA from the coding sequence ATGCGGGTGGCCATTGCTGACGACGAGCAGGAAATTCTCGACCAGGTGTCGACAGTAGTCAAAGCTGCCGGACACACGGTCGATTGCTTCCGGAACGGGATCGATTTGCAGAACGCGCTGAAGCGCGAAACCTACGACGTCGTCCTGCTCGACTGGAACATGCCGGGGTACACCGGGCTGGAGATCGTGACCTGGGCGGACGAGACCCTCTCTGTGCGACCGCCATTCATCCTGCTGACCAGTCGGCGCGAGAAGGGCGAGGTCGTGCGCGGACTTGAGGCCGGAGCCAGCGACTACATCGTCAAGCCCGAGTCGGAAGACGTTATCCGCGCTCGGATCGAAGCAGCCGGCCGCAAGACGAAGACCGACATGAAAGAGCGCCACCTCACTTTTGGCGCCTATGAGTTCGATCAGAAAGAGAGCGTCGTTTCCAAGGACGGTCAGGCCATCGCGTTGACCGCCAAGGAATATCAGCTTGCTCTCCTGTTCTTCCAGAATATCGATCGTCCGCTTTCGCGCGGATACTTGTTCTCACGCGTCTGGGGGGGTAACGCCAATCTGGAGACGCGCACGATCGACATGCATGTGTCGCGGTTGCGCTCGAAGCTGGAATTGAAGCCGCACAATGGCTTTGTCATCCGTACGGTCTTCGGTTTCGGCTACCGGATGGACAGCTTCAACGAAGAGGCTGAAGCTGCGTAA
- a CDS encoding lytic murein transglycosylase produces the protein MSFKRILLTFAATLSLGQAEVAIAQDTQLSFDAYLQLLVARARAEGVSEATIRRMTSDLTPNETVIRLDRAQPGTPTRDGYPALAPYISRHVDDARIDGGRSVFRTHRSTLLRIENEYGVSGEIIVAIFGHETAYGQVKGNFDLARSLATLAWEGRRRDLFASEFVDLLKVADKGYPRSTLVGSWAGAFGNPQFLPSVYMRLAKDGDGDGRADIFNNRSDTFASIANYFRDAGWRTGQPWGVRAFIPSGFEVDAYKTKINSPVCPRVHERHSQWKTVREWRALGVQPQRPLGDNVMASLFQPDGPGAPAWLLTTNYRVILEYNCSNYYAMSVGLLADEIAR, from the coding sequence ATGTCATTCAAGCGCATTCTCCTCACCTTCGCCGCCACACTTTCGCTCGGTCAAGCTGAGGTAGCCATTGCCCAGGATACGCAGCTATCGTTCGATGCGTACCTCCAACTGCTCGTCGCGCGGGCCCGGGCCGAAGGAGTAAGCGAGGCGACGATCAGGCGCATGACCAGCGACTTGACGCCCAACGAAACCGTCATTCGGCTGGACCGCGCACAACCAGGCACTCCGACCCGTGATGGATATCCAGCACTGGCACCCTACATCTCGCGCCATGTCGACGATGCCCGCATAGATGGTGGCAGAAGCGTCTTTCGCACCCATCGCTCGACCTTGTTGCGGATCGAGAACGAGTATGGCGTTTCCGGCGAGATCATCGTTGCAATCTTCGGACACGAAACGGCCTACGGCCAGGTGAAGGGCAATTTCGACTTGGCGCGCTCGCTCGCGACGCTTGCCTGGGAGGGTCGTCGTCGTGACCTTTTCGCAAGTGAATTCGTCGACTTACTGAAGGTAGCTGACAAGGGTTATCCGCGTTCAACGCTGGTCGGCAGCTGGGCCGGGGCGTTCGGCAACCCGCAATTCCTGCCAAGCGTCTACATGCGTCTTGCCAAGGATGGCGATGGAGATGGGCGGGCGGATATCTTCAACAACCGCTCGGACACCTTTGCTTCCATTGCCAACTATTTCCGCGATGCCGGTTGGCGGACAGGTCAGCCGTGGGGCGTGCGCGCCTTCATCCCGTCCGGTTTCGAAGTCGACGCCTACAAGACCAAGATCAATTCGCCCGTGTGTCCGCGTGTTCATGAGCGTCACAGCCAATGGAAGACGGTAAGGGAGTGGCGCGCGCTTGGGGTGCAGCCCCAGCGCCCCTTGGGCGATAATGTGATGGCTTCACTGTTCCAGCCCGACGGACCGGGCGCCCCTGCATGGCTGTTAACCACAAATTATCGGGTTATCCTCGAATATAACTGCTCGAATTACTACGCAATGAGTGTGGGATTGCTGGCAGATGAGATTGCGAGATGA
- a CDS encoding aminotransferase class IV: protein MAHGTHDFAPDPRNQSILINVNGELVPRAEATVSVFDSGFMLGDGVWEGLRVHQGKIAFLDAHLNRLYEGAKAIAMDVGLSREELTQRLYATIDGNGMREEEGVHIRLMVTRGIRSTPYQDPRVVISPATIVIIAEFKEPLPSTVESGIRLFTVHVRRGDPAVQDQKLNSHSKLNCITACIQAAQAGADEALMLDPHGFVATCNSTHFFIVRKGEVWTSSGDYCLGGITRANVIRICRDAGIPVFEKNFSLTDVYGADEAFVTGTFAGVVPVTEVDGRRLTVGRGPMVKRLQGIYRELIERDVA, encoded by the coding sequence ATGGCTCACGGCACCCACGATTTTGCGCCTGATCCGCGCAATCAATCCATCCTCATCAATGTTAATGGCGAGCTGGTCCCGCGGGCCGAGGCGACCGTCTCCGTATTCGACAGCGGATTCATGTTGGGTGACGGGGTCTGGGAGGGGCTGCGTGTCCACCAGGGCAAGATCGCGTTTCTCGATGCTCACTTGAACCGGCTATACGAGGGTGCCAAGGCGATCGCGATGGATGTGGGCCTGAGCCGTGAGGAACTCACCCAACGCCTCTACGCCACCATCGACGGCAACGGGATGCGCGAGGAGGAGGGCGTTCACATCCGCTTGATGGTGACGCGGGGAATTCGTTCGACACCCTATCAGGATCCGCGCGTGGTCATCTCTCCTGCGACCATCGTAATCATTGCGGAGTTCAAGGAGCCGCTGCCGTCGACGGTGGAAAGCGGTATCCGGCTCTTCACCGTGCATGTGCGGCGCGGCGATCCTGCCGTTCAGGATCAGAAGCTCAATTCACACTCCAAGCTCAATTGCATTACTGCCTGCATTCAGGCGGCGCAGGCCGGCGCGGACGAGGCACTGATGCTCGATCCGCACGGTTTCGTCGCGACCTGCAATTCGACCCACTTCTTTATCGTCCGCAAGGGTGAAGTGTGGACTTCGAGCGGGGATTACTGCCTCGGCGGGATCACGCGCGCCAACGTCATTCGGATCTGTCGGGACGCTGGTATTCCGGTATTCGAAAAGAACTTCTCGCTCACCGATGTCTACGGCGCCGACGAAGCCTTTGTAACCGGAACCTTTGCCGGGGTCGTGCCGGTTACCGAGGTCGACGGCCGCAGGTTGACCGTGGGAAGGGGCCCAATGGTGAAACGGCTGCAGGGCATCTACCGCGAACTGATCGAGCGGGATGTCGCTTGA
- a CDS encoding cation:proton antiporter, giving the protein MTGFLVLAFVILVAGVVAVPLATRFGLGSVLGYLLAGMAISPLLDGLGVDVEALQVFAEFGVVMMLFIVGLELEPKRLWEMRGKLLGLGGGQVVLTTLALMAIALAYDNPWQTSLAIGLVLALSSTAIIVQSLTEKGLLKSEGGEASFSVLLMQDVAVIPILAILPFLALPELAGAVHAGEGAHGGALDLTEEMSGWGAALARIAAVGAVLLAGIYLSRPLFRYIAGSNLRELFTAAALVFVIGIALLMTLVGLSPALGTFLAGVVLATSEYRHELESDINPFKGLLLGLFFITVGAGIDFGLAQDLLGEVIFWAALIIVTKLAILLAIGWLYGLRRQSLWLFALSLPQAGEFAFVLIGFALANAVFDNALADLLLLIVALTMLVTPLLFILYDKVIAKAYCGGAEREPDQIEESNDIILAGRGRVGGIVDRILDAAGYKTTVIDYDSKHIENLKKFGMRSYFGDATRPDLLQSAGIAEAKLLIVALDEKEQIDKLVGYVTKTYPDVHIIARAIDRDHVYKLWAIGCRDIIRETYDGSLRIGRSALEALGHDRQSATAMVDAFEEMDRRAMPIVADLYRVDLPAWENEPLIAKIKELRAEWDPKLRDQMDEIVSRGN; this is encoded by the coding sequence ATGACGGGTTTCCTGGTCCTCGCCTTCGTAATCCTCGTCGCCGGTGTGGTGGCGGTTCCGCTGGCGACGCGCTTCGGCCTCGGGTCGGTGCTGGGTTACCTCCTCGCCGGGATGGCGATCAGCCCGCTGCTCGATGGTCTGGGCGTCGATGTCGAGGCGCTGCAGGTTTTCGCCGAGTTCGGCGTGGTGATGATGCTGTTTATCGTCGGCCTCGAACTCGAACCGAAGCGCCTGTGGGAAATGCGCGGCAAGCTGCTGGGTCTAGGCGGGGGGCAGGTGGTGCTGACCACTCTTGCGCTGATGGCCATTGCGCTCGCCTATGACAATCCGTGGCAGACCTCGCTCGCGATCGGTCTCGTCCTGGCGCTCTCATCGACGGCAATTATCGTCCAGTCGCTGACCGAGAAGGGCCTGCTCAAGAGCGAGGGCGGGGAGGCGAGTTTCTCGGTCCTGCTGATGCAGGATGTCGCGGTCATCCCAATTCTTGCAATCCTCCCTTTTCTCGCGCTGCCTGAACTTGCCGGAGCGGTCCATGCGGGAGAAGGTGCCCATGGCGGCGCGCTCGATCTGACCGAGGAGATGAGCGGGTGGGGCGCGGCACTCGCCAGGATCGCGGCGGTGGGGGCCGTTCTGCTTGCCGGGATATATCTGTCGCGGCCGCTGTTCCGCTACATCGCGGGCAGCAATTTGCGTGAGCTGTTTACTGCGGCGGCGCTGGTGTTCGTGATCGGTATCGCGCTCTTGATGACCCTCGTTGGATTGTCGCCCGCATTGGGCACCTTCCTTGCCGGCGTGGTTCTGGCGACGAGCGAATATCGGCACGAGCTCGAGAGCGACATCAACCCGTTCAAGGGGCTGCTACTCGGCCTGTTCTTTATCACCGTCGGGGCCGGGATAGACTTCGGGCTGGCGCAGGATTTGCTCGGTGAGGTCATCTTCTGGGCCGCGCTGATCATCGTCACCAAGCTGGCGATCCTCCTGGCGATTGGCTGGCTATACGGTTTGCGCCGCCAGTCGCTGTGGCTCTTCGCCCTGAGCCTTCCCCAGGCCGGCGAATTTGCCTTTGTCCTGATCGGCTTTGCGCTCGCCAATGCCGTGTTCGACAACGCGCTGGCAGACTTGCTGCTGTTGATCGTCGCGCTGACCATGCTGGTGACGCCGCTGCTTTTCATCCTCTACGACAAGGTTATCGCGAAGGCCTATTGCGGCGGCGCCGAGCGTGAGCCCGACCAGATCGAGGAATCGAACGACATCATTCTCGCCGGTCGCGGTAGGGTTGGCGGTATCGTCGACCGGATTCTCGATGCAGCAGGCTACAAGACCACCGTCATCGACTACGACTCGAAGCACATCGAGAACCTCAAGAAGTTCGGCATGCGCAGCTATTTCGGCGATGCGACTAGACCCGACTTGCTGCAGAGCGCCGGGATAGCCGAGGCAAAACTGCTGATCGTCGCGCTCGACGAGAAGGAGCAGATCGACAAGCTGGTGGGCTACGTGACCAAGACCTATCCGGACGTCCACATCATCGCCCGCGCGATCGACCGCGACCATGTTTACAAATTGTGGGCGATCGGCTGCCGCGACATCATCCGCGAAACCTACGACGGATCGCTTCGGATCGGACGCTCGGCCCTCGAAGCTCTCGGTCACGATCGGCAGTCTGCGACGGCGATGGTCGACGCATTCGAGGAGATGGACCGCCGCGCAATGCCTATCGTGGCCGACCTCTACCGCGTGGACTTGCCCGCATGGGAAAACGAGCCGTTGATCGCCAAGATCAAGGAGCTTCGGGCGGAATGGGATCCGAAGCTGCGCGACCAGATGGATGAGATCGTAAGTCGCGGAAACTGA
- the lpdA gene encoding dihydrolipoyl dehydrogenase, protein MSDQYDVIVLGSGPGGYVAAIRCAQLGLKTAIVERENLGGICLNWGCIPTKALLRSAEIKHYMDHAASYGLKVAGSIEADLEAVVKRSRGVAKQLNQGVTHLMKKNKITVHMGEGTMTGPTTMTVKGEKGEEKLTAKHVIVATGARARDLPFAPADGKRVWTYRTAMTPPEMPKKLLVIGSGAIGIEFASFYNDMGAEVTVVEMLDRIVPVEDADVSTFLEKSLTKQGMTIMTGAGVEDIKAGDNGVKAKIKAKDGKVSEQEFTHCIVAIGIVPNTENIGLDKLVEMDRGFIQIDPYGRTKSKGLWAIGDCTPGPWLAHKASHEGVTAAEAIAKELGNKDVHPHPLDRNNIPGCTYCHPQVASVGMTEAKAKEAGYTVKVGNFPFIGNGKAIALGEAEGFIKTVFDAKTGELLGAHMIGAEVTELIQGYVVGKQLETTEAELMQTVFPHPTLSEMMHESVLGAYGKALHI, encoded by the coding sequence ATGTCTGATCAATACGACGTCATCGTTCTCGGCTCCGGACCCGGCGGCTATGTGGCGGCAATCCGCTGCGCGCAGCTGGGCCTGAAGACCGCCATCGTAGAGCGCGAAAATCTCGGCGGCATCTGCCTCAACTGGGGCTGTATCCCGACCAAGGCACTGCTGCGCTCGGCCGAGATCAAGCATTACATGGACCATGCAGCATCCTACGGCCTCAAGGTTGCAGGCAGCATCGAGGCCGACCTCGAGGCGGTGGTGAAGCGCAGCCGCGGGGTGGCGAAGCAGCTCAACCAAGGCGTCACGCACCTGATGAAGAAGAACAAGATCACGGTCCACATGGGCGAGGGGACCATGACCGGTCCCACCACCATGACCGTGAAGGGTGAGAAGGGTGAGGAGAAGCTCACCGCCAAGCACGTGATCGTCGCCACGGGCGCCCGCGCGCGGGACCTGCCGTTCGCGCCCGCCGATGGCAAGCGCGTGTGGACTTATCGTACCGCGATGACGCCGCCTGAAATGCCCAAGAAGCTGCTGGTGATCGGTAGCGGGGCAATCGGGATCGAGTTCGCCAGCTTCTACAACGACATGGGCGCCGAAGTGACCGTGGTCGAAATGCTCGACCGCATCGTTCCTGTCGAGGATGCCGACGTATCGACCTTCCTCGAAAAGTCGCTGACCAAGCAGGGCATGACGATTATGACCGGCGCCGGTGTCGAGGACATCAAGGCCGGCGACAATGGCGTGAAGGCCAAGATTAAGGCCAAGGACGGCAAGGTAAGCGAACAGGAATTCACCCACTGCATTGTCGCCATCGGCATCGTCCCGAACACCGAGAACATCGGGCTCGACAAGTTGGTCGAGATGGACCGCGGCTTCATCCAGATCGATCCCTATGGCCGCACCAAGTCGAAAGGCCTGTGGGCGATCGGCGATTGCACGCCGGGCCCGTGGCTTGCTCATAAGGCGAGCCACGAGGGTGTGACCGCCGCCGAGGCCATCGCCAAGGAATTGGGCAACAAGGATGTGCATCCGCACCCGCTCGACCGCAACAACATCCCGGGCTGCACCTATTGCCATCCGCAGGTTGCCTCGGTCGGCATGACCGAGGCAAAGGCCAAGGAGGCTGGCTACACGGTCAAGGTCGGCAACTTCCCCTTCATCGGCAATGGCAAGGCTATTGCGCTGGGCGAGGCCGAGGGCTTCATCAAGACAGTATTCGACGCCAAGACCGGAGAGTTGCTTGGCGCGCACATGATCGGCGCCGAAGTGACCGAGCTGATCCAGGGCTATGTCGTGGGCAAGCAGCTCGAGACGACCGAGGCAGAGCTGATGCAGACCGTCTTCCCGCATCCGACGCTCAGCGAGATGATGCATGAGAGCGTCCTTGGGGCATACGGCAAGGCCTTGCATATCTGA
- a CDS encoding HAD family hydrolase, translating to MGEPIRIAMWSGPRNISTAMMRSFGARADCAVSDEPFYGAFLKDSGEPHPMAEEIIADMDCDWRSVLATQSGAIPSGKTVWYQKHMPHHMVGPISLADMPEHRHAFLIRSPERVVASYRKKNELADPEALGFARLRQYFEFERQRTGRAPPVVDSDDILTDAAGVLTRLCHSLGIPWDEAMQSWEAGPHPEDGIWGVHWYDKVNKSNGFGAPPESMPELTGEYRAIAEACRADYEALKVFAL from the coding sequence ATGGGAGAACCGATCCGCATCGCGATGTGGTCGGGCCCTCGCAACATTTCGACGGCGATGATGCGCAGTTTTGGCGCGCGCGCCGATTGCGCGGTCTCGGACGAGCCTTTCTACGGCGCCTTTCTCAAGGATAGCGGGGAGCCGCACCCGATGGCCGAAGAGATCATCGCGGACATGGATTGTGACTGGCGGAGTGTCCTCGCTACACAATCTGGCGCGATCCCGTCGGGAAAGACCGTCTGGTATCAAAAACATATGCCGCACCATATGGTCGGACCGATCAGCCTCGCCGACATGCCCGAACACCGGCACGCATTCCTGATCCGCTCGCCCGAACGCGTGGTGGCGAGCTACCGCAAGAAGAACGAACTGGCAGATCCCGAGGCCTTGGGCTTTGCGAGGTTGAGACAGTACTTCGAGTTCGAGCGACAACGGACTGGAAGGGCGCCACCCGTAGTCGATTCGGATGACATTCTCACTGATGCGGCTGGCGTTCTGACGCGCCTGTGCCATTCGCTCGGCATTCCCTGGGACGAGGCGATGCAGTCATGGGAGGCCGGGCCTCATCCCGAGGACGGTATCTGGGGCGTCCATTGGTACGACAAGGTCAACAAGTCGAACGGATTTGGCGCTCCACCTGAATCAATGCCCGAACTGACAGGCGAATATCGCGCTATCGCCGAGGCATGCCGTGCGGATTACGAGGCTCTCAAGGTATTCGCGCTCTAG
- a CDS encoding FecR domain-containing protein — protein sequence MKLPTKLLLVASTALLAATASARDDGTVDYRVAKGDTLYQLAQDYFSDRSGFVRVQRINRIRNPRELQPNRLIKIPRDLLRYEPVDVRVIAFNGPVTIAGAGEEGLPTLGMVLREGAVVSTGMKGFVSLAGHENSRISLPSNSRVRIDGARRYLIDNSVDFDLKVLEGRGEVVAPKLKSNERYRVGTPVAATAVRGTQFRVSFDPTAEIAATEVTEGTVTVANDVTDIAAEAGFGVSARAGAMGELEALLPSPELINAGRVQTADTVAFAIVPLDGAKAYRTQLARDAGFIEVVSETIEPDTQPNFDELDDGRYFVRSRGIAQSGLEGFSEAYSFRRKRVGVQASVANDPNADAFKFAWLPEGSGKSFHAFQLWREGQEGSLLFDEVGLEQFDLLISELDPGSYQWRVGAFQIDEGDVIKVWGEAQTLNITE from the coding sequence ATGAAACTACCGACGAAACTGCTCCTTGTGGCCTCGACCGCCCTCCTTGCTGCGACGGCGTCCGCGCGCGACGATGGAACGGTCGATTACCGGGTGGCAAAGGGCGACACGCTCTACCAGCTAGCTCAGGATTACTTTTCAGATCGGTCCGGTTTCGTGCGCGTCCAGCGGATCAACCGAATCCGCAATCCCAGGGAACTCCAGCCGAACCGTCTCATCAAGATCCCTCGGGATCTGCTGAGATATGAACCGGTCGATGTCCGCGTAATCGCATTTAATGGCCCGGTTACGATCGCAGGAGCCGGCGAAGAGGGGCTTCCGACCCTCGGCATGGTCCTGCGTGAAGGCGCTGTGGTTTCGACCGGAATGAAGGGTTTTGTCTCGCTTGCAGGCCACGAAAATTCCCGAATATCGCTGCCCTCCAACTCACGGGTCCGGATCGACGGTGCGCGAAGATACCTGATCGACAATTCGGTCGACTTCGATTTGAAGGTCCTCGAAGGTCGCGGGGAGGTGGTAGCCCCGAAGCTCAAGAGCAATGAGCGCTATCGGGTCGGAACCCCGGTCGCCGCGACTGCTGTGCGCGGAACCCAGTTCAGGGTATCGTTCGATCCAACAGCCGAAATCGCCGCGACCGAAGTTACCGAAGGCACAGTGACCGTCGCAAACGACGTCACCGACATCGCCGCCGAGGCGGGTTTCGGTGTTTCTGCAAGGGCCGGAGCAATGGGTGAGCTCGAAGCGCTGCTCCCCTCCCCCGAGCTTATCAATGCCGGAAGAGTTCAGACTGCGGACACTGTCGCGTTCGCAATCGTGCCGCTGGATGGCGCCAAGGCCTATCGCACGCAGCTCGCTCGCGATGCTGGCTTTATCGAAGTCGTTTCCGAAACCATTGAGCCGGACACCCAGCCAAATTTCGACGAATTGGACGATGGTCGCTACTTCGTGCGGAGCCGGGGGATCGCGCAGAGTGGACTTGAGGGTTTCTCGGAGGCCTATTCCTTCCGCCGCAAGCGTGTGGGCGTCCAGGCGTCTGTCGCGAACGATCCAAATGCGGACGCGTTCAAGTTTGCGTGGTTGCCGGAAGGCAGCGGCAAGTCATTCCACGCGTTCCAGCTCTGGCGCGAGGGTCAGGAAGGCAGTCTGCTGTTCGACGAGGTAGGCCTTGAGCAATTCGACCTCCTTATCAGCGAGCTAGACCCGGGAAGCTATCAGTGGCGGGTCGGCGCATTCCAGATCGACGAAGGCGACGTGATAAAGGTATGGGGGGAAGCACAAACCCTCAACATCACCGAATAG
- a CDS encoding CHASE2 and HATPase_c domain-containing protein → MNNKRLSIEWSLLLLAALAFVMLGLERGFGERLDQRALDFGMEAIAGSAPDDIVLVTIDDRSLADIGTWPWDREIFAQLVDAVATAEPEIVVFDILLIEPSTAESDKALEQALAEAGKVTLPHTFAPKPGAIDEVVPVMPLAAFSAVAAGIGHVAVFPDSDGIVRRFSSHYRADGEDYPHLALVTERLRGEVGPRGIFTHRDVPIFPVEPSGSFRTISASDMLNGTVPPEFLRGQRVLIGATAQGLGDRYSVPDYAGRIMSGVEIQANMMAAISEGRIVKPVPLALNTLILALSVIALMLVFWKATPRTSLLFAFGLLAVLLLVAILSVWLGQMWLRIAPALAAIVIAYPLWGWRRLAMVSRFLEAEARTLEQSAPGKTSVEGYGFDAVARQVSQVKRLTDEVKQSLSFIRGVIDAAPDPMLVFDKQRQVALMNDKAMELFAHWSIEDQPHFAELVAGVRARYDPESQEMILQDGRAFLVANAPLDADIGSEVMILREVTELRNAERQRQEMLEFLSHDMRSPQVAIIGLTGKSSEELVKEERLARIEGQARRTLSLAENFVQIARLGYDGITREDCDIGALLYEAADRAFPAAKRKGVSIETRIPDDPEFCLVDPYAISRVVDNLLDNAIKHTPSGRRITLALDPIDDESITIVVSDQGEGFPEDRLEQPFERFGAQSGDAGLSVGLGLAYVKRAVDEHGGTISLKSSREEGSEIAIRLLRG, encoded by the coding sequence ATGAACAACAAGCGCCTTTCGATCGAGTGGAGCCTCTTGCTCCTGGCAGCGCTTGCCTTCGTCATGCTGGGGCTTGAAAGAGGGTTCGGGGAACGCCTGGACCAGCGTGCGCTGGATTTCGGCATGGAGGCGATCGCCGGGAGCGCTCCAGACGACATCGTTCTTGTGACCATCGACGACCGCAGTCTCGCGGATATCGGAACATGGCCATGGGATCGGGAGATCTTCGCACAGCTCGTCGATGCAGTCGCCACAGCAGAACCCGAAATTGTGGTGTTCGATATTCTGCTGATCGAACCAAGTACGGCTGAGAGCGACAAGGCACTAGAACAAGCCTTGGCCGAAGCCGGCAAGGTTACCCTGCCCCACACCTTTGCCCCCAAGCCCGGCGCGATCGATGAAGTAGTTCCCGTCATGCCGTTGGCGGCGTTTTCCGCAGTCGCCGCCGGGATCGGACATGTCGCGGTGTTTCCCGACAGCGACGGTATCGTGCGGCGTTTCTCAAGCCACTATCGTGCCGACGGCGAGGACTATCCGCACCTTGCCCTGGTCACCGAGCGACTACGCGGTGAAGTTGGCCCCCGCGGCATCTTCACTCATCGGGATGTCCCGATCTTTCCTGTCGAGCCATCGGGCAGTTTTCGCACGATTTCCGCCTCCGATATGCTGAACGGAACCGTTCCGCCCGAATTCCTGCGCGGACAACGCGTGTTGATCGGCGCAACCGCCCAAGGGCTAGGCGATCGATATTCGGTACCGGACTACGCAGGTCGCATCATGAGCGGGGTCGAAATCCAGGCGAACATGATGGCAGCGATCAGCGAAGGTCGCATCGTCAAGCCGGTCCCGCTGGCGCTGAACACGCTTATTCTTGCGTTGTCTGTTATTGCGTTGATGCTGGTCTTCTGGAAGGCAACGCCGCGAACCTCCTTGCTATTTGCATTTGGGCTGCTGGCGGTCTTGCTGCTCGTTGCCATACTTTCGGTTTGGCTCGGACAAATGTGGTTGCGGATCGCTCCTGCCCTTGCGGCAATAGTGATCGCCTATCCCCTTTGGGGATGGCGGAGACTGGCCATGGTGAGCCGGTTCCTCGAGGCTGAGGCTCGCACGCTGGAACAAAGTGCTCCCGGCAAGACTAGCGTAGAGGGCTACGGCTTTGATGCCGTCGCGCGGCAAGTTTCGCAGGTCAAGCGGCTGACCGACGAGGTCAAGCAGAGCTTGTCTTTTATCCGCGGTGTCATCGACGCGGCCCCTGATCCGATGCTGGTGTTTGATAAGCAGCGCCAGGTTGCGCTGATGAACGACAAGGCAATGGAATTGTTCGCGCATTGGTCGATTGAAGATCAACCGCATTTTGCTGAGCTGGTCGCAGGGGTCCGTGCCCGGTACGATCCAGAATCGCAGGAGATGATCCTCCAGGACGGTCGAGCATTTCTGGTGGCCAATGCTCCGCTGGATGCAGACATAGGAAGCGAGGTCATGATCCTGCGGGAAGTCACCGAACTGCGCAATGCCGAGAGGCAACGCCAGGAGATGCTCGAGTTTCTTTCCCACGACATGCGCTCGCCACAGGTGGCGATCATCGGACTGACCGGCAAGTCGAGCGAGGAATTGGTGAAGGAAGAGCGTCTCGCCCGGATCGAAGGCCAGGCGCGACGCACGCTCTCGCTGGCCGAGAACTTCGTCCAGATCGCGCGGTTGGGGTACGATGGGATAACGCGTGAAGACTGTGATATCGGCGCGCTGCTCTATGAAGCTGCCGACCGGGCGTTCCCGGCGGCGAAACGCAAGGGCGTATCGATCGAGACCCGAATACCCGATGACCCGGAATTCTGCCTCGTCGATCCCTATGCGATCTCACGCGTCGTCGACAATCTTCTCGACAATGCGATCAAGCACACGCCAAGCGGACGCCGGATCACTCTCGCGCTCGATCCCATAGATGACGAGAGCATTACGATTGTCGTCAGCGACCAGGGCGAAGGCTTTCCGGAAGATCGCCTAGAGCAACCGTTCGAACGTTTTGGAGCGCAGTCTGGTGATGCCGGACTGAGTGTTGGCCTTGGTCTCGCTTACGTGAAGCGCGCAGTCGACGAACACGGCGGCACGATCAGCCTGAAATCGAGCCGCGAAGAGGGCTCCGAGATTGCTATCCGTCTGCTCCGCGGTTGA